From one Angustibacter luteus genomic stretch:
- a CDS encoding long-chain fatty acid--CoA ligase yields the protein MTDTTSTAPSPKDLVEVLHETVSRDPQRVLFGRRDDEGWRDVSAKEFQDDVTALAKGFVAAGVGVGDRVGIMSKTRYEWTLCDFALWSIAAIPVPIYETSSVDQVAWILSDAQAVACVVETKAHSWRLSVVRDRAPGVKHIWQIDKSDEVPGLEQLVAAGREVSDEELATRQSALSRNVIATLIYTSGTTGRPKGCMLTHGNFIAECSSALETLPELFDRDDASTLLFLPLAHVFGRMIQVAVVMKGVKLSHSDPARLVKDLAVVQPTFVLSVPQVFEKVFETARRKATADGRGGIFDKAAATAIAYSEAHEHGKPSAMLSMRHAVFDKLVYAKLRAALGGNADLAISGGAPLGARLAHFYRGIGVTVLEGYGLTETTAAATVNTATAQRIGTVGRPLTGFEVRLGDDGEVQLRGGHVFGGYWRNDEATRAVLDADGWFHTGDLGSLDADGYLTITGRLKEIIVTAGGKNVAPAALEDVVRAHPIVGQAMVVGDQRNFVAALITLDQESLDQWLQDQGRPPQPVAEVAHDEQVRAAVQTAVDDANATVSSAEQIRRFQILTTAWTEESGHLTPTMKLKRNKVMEDFARDVESLYSSRV from the coding sequence GTGACCGACACCACATCGACAGCGCCGTCGCCGAAGGACCTCGTCGAGGTCCTCCACGAAACCGTCAGCCGCGACCCGCAGCGGGTCCTGTTCGGACGACGGGACGACGAGGGGTGGCGGGACGTCAGCGCCAAGGAGTTCCAGGACGACGTCACCGCGCTCGCGAAGGGCTTCGTGGCCGCCGGGGTCGGCGTCGGCGACCGGGTCGGGATCATGTCCAAGACGCGCTACGAGTGGACGCTGTGCGACTTCGCGCTGTGGTCCATCGCGGCGATCCCGGTGCCGATCTACGAGACGTCCTCCGTCGACCAGGTCGCGTGGATCCTGTCCGACGCGCAGGCCGTGGCGTGCGTGGTCGAGACCAAGGCGCACAGCTGGCGGCTGTCGGTCGTCCGCGACCGGGCACCCGGCGTCAAGCACATCTGGCAGATCGACAAGAGCGACGAGGTGCCCGGCCTGGAGCAGCTGGTGGCGGCCGGCCGTGAGGTGTCCGACGAGGAGCTCGCGACCCGCCAGTCGGCGTTGTCCCGCAACGTGATCGCCACCCTGATCTACACGTCCGGCACGACCGGGCGCCCCAAGGGCTGCATGCTCACCCACGGCAACTTCATCGCCGAGTGCTCCAGCGCGCTCGAGACGCTGCCGGAGCTGTTCGACCGCGATGACGCGTCGACGCTGCTGTTCCTGCCGCTGGCGCACGTGTTCGGCCGGATGATCCAGGTGGCCGTGGTGATGAAGGGCGTCAAGCTCTCGCACAGCGACCCGGCCCGGCTGGTGAAGGACCTCGCGGTCGTGCAGCCCACCTTCGTGCTGTCCGTGCCGCAGGTCTTCGAGAAGGTCTTCGAGACGGCCCGCCGCAAGGCGACGGCGGACGGGCGGGGCGGCATCTTCGACAAGGCCGCGGCCACCGCGATCGCGTACAGCGAGGCGCACGAGCACGGCAAGCCGAGCGCGATGCTGTCGATGCGGCACGCGGTGTTCGACAAGCTCGTCTACGCCAAGCTGCGGGCCGCGCTGGGCGGCAACGCGGACCTGGCCATCTCTGGCGGCGCCCCCTTGGGCGCGCGGCTGGCGCACTTCTACCGCGGCATCGGAGTCACCGTGCTGGAGGGCTACGGCCTGACCGAGACGACGGCCGCCGCGACGGTGAACACCGCGACCGCGCAGCGGATCGGCACGGTCGGCAGGCCGCTGACCGGCTTCGAGGTGCGGCTCGGGGACGACGGCGAGGTGCAGCTGCGCGGCGGCCACGTGTTCGGGGGCTACTGGCGCAACGACGAGGCCACCCGCGCGGTGCTGGACGCCGACGGCTGGTTCCACACCGGCGACCTGGGCAGCCTGGACGCCGACGGCTACCTGACCATCACGGGACGGCTCAAGGAGATCATCGTGACCGCCGGCGGCAAGAACGTCGCGCCCGCGGCGCTCGAGGACGTCGTCCGGGCCCACCCCATCGTCGGCCAGGCCATGGTCGTCGGGGACCAGCGCAACTTCGTGGCCGCGCTCATCACCCTGGACCAGGAGTCCCTCGACCAGTGGTTGCAGGACCAGGGTCGCCCGCCCCAGCCCGTCGCCGAGGTCGCGCACGACGAGCAGGTCCGGGCCGCCGTCCAGACCGCCGTGGACGACGCGAACGCCACGGTGTCCAGCGCCGAGCAGATCCGCCGGTTCCAGATCCTGACGACCGCGTGGACCGAGGAATCGGGGCACCTGACGCCGACGATGAAGCTCAAGCGCAACAAGGTCATGGAGGACTTCGCGCGCGACGTGGAGTCGCTGTACTCCTCGCGGGTCTGA
- a CDS encoding nuclear transport factor 2 family protein, which produces MTTITTAAPDVSSLVQGIEGRDGRAVAAWYAPDATLTVVDRNHPPSQPQVFTGTAQIAALLTDVCSREMTHEVRDLVVTPDRLAFTEHCTYADGTKVLCGTVATLSHGLITQQTALQVWDE; this is translated from the coding sequence ATGACCACCATCACCACCGCCGCCCCGGACGTCAGCTCACTCGTGCAGGGCATCGAGGGACGGGACGGCCGCGCCGTCGCCGCCTGGTACGCCCCGGACGCGACGCTCACCGTGGTCGACCGGAACCACCCGCCGTCGCAGCCGCAGGTGTTCACGGGCACCGCGCAGATCGCGGCGCTGCTCACGGACGTGTGCTCGCGGGAGATGACGCACGAGGTCCGCGACCTCGTGGTCACCCCCGACCGGCTCGCCTTCACCGAGCACTGCACCTACGCGGACGGGACCAAGGTGCTGTGCGGCACGGTCGCCACGCTCTCCCATGGGTTGATCACCCAGCAGACCGCGCTGCAGGTCTGGGACGAGTAG
- a CDS encoding ScyD/ScyE family protein has protein sequence MARRLLIGSTTLAAAAALVLATPGAASAHSHSHGPTVTVLNSTVGAPFQLAYRHGLVVADGATSTVSRVNGPVLAHGPTPGEVAGVAFAPDGAMAYTSLDYTNGNATLTITRQGKAPVVADLSGFEASHNPDQNVTYGVDNPSQCVQDAFEPLGGATSQGGVDSHAYSVTSWLFGSWIVADAGGNDLLKVDRWGHVSLLKVLPRQPLVVTADIAAGLGLPDCVVGVTYNFEPVPTDVEVGPWGHLYVSLLPGGPEGPQLGARGSVYTVNPFTRSTHRVATGFLGATNVAVDHRGTVYVAELFGGQISTIQHGKVKPYVQLPGALAVELAGDKLFASTLGPTDEEGNPTGPGSVVRINR, from the coding sequence ATGGCACGACGCCTACTCATCGGCAGCACCACCCTCGCGGCCGCCGCCGCGCTCGTCCTCGCGACACCCGGCGCGGCCTCCGCGCACTCCCACTCGCACGGCCCGACGGTGACGGTGCTGAACAGCACCGTCGGCGCGCCGTTCCAGCTCGCGTACCGGCACGGCCTCGTGGTCGCGGACGGCGCGACGTCCACCGTGTCCCGGGTCAACGGCCCGGTGCTCGCCCACGGTCCGACGCCGGGCGAGGTCGCCGGCGTCGCGTTCGCGCCGGACGGCGCCATGGCCTACACGTCGCTCGACTACACCAACGGCAACGCGACGCTCACCATCACGCGCCAGGGCAAGGCACCGGTGGTGGCGGACCTGTCCGGCTTCGAGGCCAGTCACAACCCCGACCAGAACGTCACGTACGGCGTCGACAACCCGAGCCAGTGCGTCCAGGACGCCTTCGAGCCGCTCGGCGGCGCGACCAGCCAGGGCGGCGTGGACTCGCACGCGTACTCGGTGACCAGCTGGCTGTTCGGTAGCTGGATCGTCGCCGACGCAGGCGGCAACGACCTGCTGAAGGTCGACCGTTGGGGGCACGTTTCCCTGCTCAAGGTGCTGCCCCGCCAGCCGCTGGTGGTCACGGCAGACATCGCCGCTGGGCTCGGTCTGCCGGACTGCGTCGTCGGCGTCACGTACAACTTCGAGCCCGTGCCGACGGACGTCGAGGTCGGGCCCTGGGGGCATCTGTACGTGTCCCTGCTGCCGGGTGGCCCTGAAGGACCCCAGCTGGGCGCGCGCGGGAGCGTCTACACGGTGAACCCGTTCACGCGGTCGACGCACCGGGTGGCGACCGGCTTCCTCGGCGCGACCAACGTCGCCGTCGACCACCGCGGCACGGTCTACGTGGCCGAGCTCTTCGGCGGGCAGATCAGCACGATCCAGCACGGCAAGGTGAAGCCGTACGTCCAGCTGCCCGGGGCACTCGCCGTCGAGCTGGCCGGGGACAAGCTGTTCGCCAGCACGCTCGGCCCGACAGACGAGGAGGGCAACCCCACCGGACCCGGTTCGGTCGTCCGGATCAACCGCTGA
- a CDS encoding ATP-binding protein, whose amino-acid sequence MLRVWLVGRVAVELDGAALDLPTSERARALVGWLALHPGAHPRSQVAAQLWPDVPEASARASLRTAVWALRRSWGEVTDDVVEGSRTTIGLRRPGLWVDALDGLDDESGLTSGEWLSGELLPGVDDEWARTARDEHRAATHALAHRRLAAAERAEDWPQALQWARFRCATAPLDEAAHRDLLRLLDLAGERPAALLAAREFGERLHRELGVLPSPATRAVQSQLVAAAATTTGTTVFGRSTELAALASVWAAAAHGRGQVVVLSGEAGIGKTTLVSEVASRVGARGGLAAVGAGIDVGGQTPFAAWLELARALVGVVPTPPPTASWPADLNRLSRELGGRLGHREPPAALAAPEIERLRIFEAVLRLVEWSCSTRPVLLALDDAQRADLASLSLTAHVGRRITRLPVLLVLTRRDRPVRTDLDALLADLVGRGVPVTEIELGPVDDRDVAAMARAVGPLGDDDARRVVAAAEGNPLLAIESARALAAGGSGPPPNLRTAVRAMTGALPPSGRSLAELLAVCRRPLSRPEVDRLGIEDLPTGEAAALEVGLLAWRHARLGYRHALLQEAAHVAAGPDDGSWRHDQVAAAIDPEDHTELAYHLESAGREAEAAGHWGAAGIAARAVGALAEAAELLRRAVDLDPGNGSWWLELHEVWCWSVRRDLMDEAFDTALTLLPAEELADAYCRRGRLMRSVSCDPPASLEAYRHAGELVDIASNPLSRKEMLLGLAWGHAVAGDPTQVSELLALAGVDDPASPDRDPLVVSDIEEIRLLGLVREGRFAECADVARRAGSAAMLARLPGRAWALWGNASCAAACAGDFDGALELIERAVEATAALPVLLIPCLSGKAHLLARLGRHAEAAAVVEQLEAAVERLDVVHYRAMTWHDEGLVALAGGRFGPAADLLQRALDAGAEVSRPAARLARAEALARDDRPDEARTELRAALTEPTARADQPWSLVPRVARVQGLIALARGDQDLARRRLKEAADGWERLRRPSDDVPEAFFGALVDLGRPPVVGLVDPTWELRRVQDELVELAGAPRAAAAEMT is encoded by the coding sequence ATGCTGCGGGTGTGGCTGGTGGGCCGCGTCGCCGTCGAGCTCGACGGTGCGGCCCTGGACCTGCCGACCAGCGAGCGCGCCCGGGCGCTGGTCGGCTGGCTCGCCCTGCACCCCGGGGCGCACCCCCGCTCGCAGGTCGCCGCGCAGCTGTGGCCGGACGTCCCGGAGGCCAGCGCGCGAGCCAGTCTGCGCACGGCCGTGTGGGCGCTGCGGCGCTCGTGGGGCGAGGTGACGGACGACGTCGTCGAGGGCTCCCGGACGACGATCGGGCTGCGCCGCCCCGGCCTGTGGGTGGACGCCCTGGACGGCCTGGACGACGAGAGCGGGCTGACGTCCGGCGAGTGGCTGTCCGGTGAGCTGCTGCCCGGCGTGGACGACGAGTGGGCCCGCACCGCTCGCGACGAGCACCGCGCAGCGACCCACGCCCTGGCCCACCGCCGGCTGGCGGCCGCCGAGCGGGCCGAGGACTGGCCACAAGCGTTGCAGTGGGCCAGGTTCCGCTGCGCCACCGCACCGCTGGACGAGGCCGCCCACCGCGACCTGCTGCGCCTGCTGGACCTGGCGGGGGAGCGACCGGCCGCGCTGCTCGCCGCCCGCGAGTTCGGCGAACGGCTGCACCGCGAGCTTGGCGTGCTTCCCTCGCCCGCCACCCGCGCCGTCCAGTCCCAGCTGGTCGCCGCGGCGGCCACCACCACCGGCACCACGGTCTTCGGACGCTCGACGGAGCTGGCCGCACTGGCGTCCGTCTGGGCCGCGGCGGCCCACGGGCGAGGACAGGTCGTCGTCCTGTCCGGCGAGGCCGGGATCGGCAAGACCACCCTGGTGAGCGAGGTGGCGAGCCGGGTGGGCGCCCGCGGGGGCCTGGCCGCGGTCGGCGCCGGGATCGACGTGGGTGGCCAGACACCCTTCGCGGCCTGGCTGGAGCTGGCCCGCGCCCTGGTCGGCGTGGTCCCCACCCCGCCGCCCACGGCGTCCTGGCCGGCGGACCTCAACCGGCTCTCCCGCGAGCTGGGCGGCCGGCTGGGCCACCGCGAGCCGCCTGCCGCGCTGGCCGCACCCGAGATCGAGCGGCTGCGGATCTTCGAGGCGGTGCTCCGGCTCGTGGAGTGGTCCTGCTCCACCCGGCCCGTGCTGCTCGCGCTGGACGACGCGCAACGGGCGGACCTGGCCAGCCTGAGCCTGACCGCGCACGTCGGACGCCGGATCACCCGGTTGCCGGTGCTGCTGGTGCTCACCCGACGCGACCGCCCCGTCCGGACCGACCTCGACGCCCTGCTGGCCGACCTCGTCGGCCGCGGCGTGCCGGTGACCGAGATCGAGCTGGGTCCGGTCGACGACCGCGACGTGGCGGCCATGGCCCGGGCGGTGGGACCGCTCGGCGACGACGATGCCCGACGGGTCGTCGCGGCCGCCGAGGGCAACCCGCTGCTGGCCATCGAGTCGGCCCGCGCGCTGGCCGCCGGCGGCAGTGGCCCCCCACCCAACCTGCGCACGGCCGTGCGCGCGATGACCGGGGCGCTGCCACCGTCCGGCCGGAGCCTGGCCGAGCTGCTGGCCGTGTGCCGGCGGCCGCTGTCCCGGCCCGAGGTGGACCGGCTCGGCATCGAGGACCTGCCGACCGGCGAGGCCGCCGCGCTCGAGGTCGGCCTGCTGGCCTGGCGCCACGCCCGGCTCGGGTACCGGCACGCGCTGCTCCAGGAGGCCGCGCACGTCGCCGCCGGACCCGATGACGGTTCGTGGCGGCACGACCAGGTCGCCGCGGCGATCGACCCCGAGGACCACACCGAGCTCGCGTACCACCTGGAGTCGGCCGGCCGAGAGGCCGAGGCGGCCGGGCACTGGGGCGCTGCCGGGATCGCCGCGCGGGCGGTCGGCGCCCTGGCCGAGGCCGCCGAGCTGCTTCGCCGCGCGGTCGACCTGGACCCGGGGAACGGGTCCTGGTGGTTGGAGCTGCACGAGGTCTGGTGCTGGTCCGTGCGCCGGGACCTGATGGACGAGGCCTTCGACACCGCGCTCACCCTGCTGCCCGCCGAGGAGCTGGCGGACGCCTACTGCCGCCGCGGCCGGTTGATGCGCTCGGTGTCCTGCGACCCGCCGGCCTCGCTCGAGGCCTACCGGCACGCCGGCGAGCTGGTGGACATCGCGTCGAACCCGTTGAGCCGCAAGGAGATGCTGCTCGGGCTGGCCTGGGGTCATGCGGTCGCCGGCGATCCCACGCAGGTCTCCGAGCTGCTCGCCCTGGCCGGCGTCGACGACCCCGCGAGCCCGGACCGCGACCCGCTGGTGGTCAGTGACATCGAGGAGATCCGGCTGCTGGGCCTGGTCCGCGAAGGCCGGTTCGCCGAGTGCGCGGACGTCGCCCGCCGCGCCGGCTCGGCCGCCATGCTCGCCCGGCTACCCGGCCGCGCCTGGGCGCTGTGGGGCAACGCCTCCTGCGCCGCCGCCTGCGCGGGTGACTTCGACGGCGCACTGGAGCTCATCGAGCGAGCCGTCGAGGCCACGGCCGCCCTGCCCGTCCTGCTCATCCCGTGCCTGTCGGGCAAGGCGCACCTGCTGGCCCGGCTCGGCCGGCACGCCGAGGCCGCTGCCGTCGTCGAGCAGCTCGAAGCCGCGGTGGAGCGGTTGGACGTCGTCCACTACCGCGCGATGACCTGGCACGACGAAGGGCTGGTGGCGCTCGCGGGAGGCCGGTTCGGGCCGGCCGCGGACCTGCTGCAGCGAGCGCTGGACGCCGGGGCCGAGGTCAGCCGCCCGGCGGCCCGGTTGGCCCGCGCCGAGGCGCTGGCCCGCGACGACCGCCCGGACGAGGCGCGCACCGAGCTGCGCGCCGCGCTGACCGAGCCCACCGCTCGCGCCGACCAGCCCTGGTCCCTGGTGCCCCGCGTGGCCCGGGTGCAGGGGCTGATCGCGCTGGCCCGTGGCGACCAGGACCTGGCGCGTCGCCGGCTGAAGGAGGCCGCTGACGGCTGGGAGCGCCTGCGCCGGCCCTCGGACGACGTCCCGGAGGCGTTCTTCGGTGCCCTTGTCGACCTCGGCCGCCCGCCGGTCGTCGGACTCGTCGACCCGACGTGGGAGCTGCGCCGGGTGCAGGACGAGCTGGTCGAGCTGGCCGGCGCGCCGCGGGCCGCAGCGGCGGAGATGACCTGA
- a CDS encoding class I SAM-dependent methyltransferase — MTSTINPTSTTFDPSTFDPTTVDEARMEELAGRIITDVGATVSAGLVYLGDRLGLYSGLAEGPATPAELAERTGTSVVYVTPWLANQAAGGYVEYDAGSGQYSMTPEQVLAFVIEDGPAFFPGAFQLALAVLRDVPGFEDRFRSGAGFGWHEHDAGLFEGTARFFRPGYVANLVDSWLPALDGVVPALRAGADVADWGCGHGVSTILMAQAFERSRFTGSDYHEASIVAARRKALEAGVQDRVRFEVADADSAPSTQYDLITLFDCLHDMGDPAAAARAARAALRPDGTLMVVEPAAGDHIEDNLNPVGRVFYGASTLVCTPSSLSQPGAAALGAQAGPAVLTGLLRDAGFSRVRIAVQTPVNLVIEAKH, encoded by the coding sequence ATGACCAGCACCATCAACCCGACCAGCACGACGTTCGACCCGAGCACGTTCGACCCGACCACGGTCGACGAGGCTCGGATGGAGGAGCTCGCCGGCCGCATCATCACCGACGTCGGCGCGACCGTCAGCGCGGGGCTCGTGTACCTCGGCGACCGGCTCGGCCTGTACTCCGGCCTGGCCGAGGGGCCGGCCACCCCGGCCGAGCTCGCCGAGCGGACGGGCACGTCCGTGGTCTACGTGACGCCGTGGCTGGCCAACCAGGCCGCCGGTGGCTACGTGGAGTACGACGCGGGCAGCGGGCAGTACTCGATGACGCCCGAGCAGGTCCTCGCGTTCGTCATCGAGGACGGCCCGGCGTTCTTCCCCGGCGCGTTCCAGCTCGCGCTGGCGGTGCTGCGGGACGTCCCGGGGTTCGAGGACCGGTTCCGCAGCGGCGCCGGTTTCGGCTGGCACGAGCACGATGCCGGGCTCTTCGAGGGGACCGCGCGGTTCTTCCGCCCCGGGTACGTCGCCAACCTCGTCGACTCCTGGCTGCCCGCGCTGGACGGCGTGGTGCCGGCCCTGCGGGCCGGGGCGGACGTCGCCGACTGGGGCTGCGGCCACGGGGTGTCGACGATCCTGATGGCGCAGGCGTTCGAGCGCTCGCGGTTCACCGGGAGCGACTACCACGAGGCCTCGATCGTCGCGGCCCGGCGCAAGGCCCTCGAAGCGGGAGTGCAGGACCGGGTGCGGTTCGAGGTGGCGGATGCCGACTCCGCGCCGTCCACGCAGTACGACCTCATCACCCTCTTCGACTGCCTGCACGACATGGGTGACCCCGCCGCCGCGGCGCGGGCGGCACGGGCCGCGCTGCGTCCGGACGGCACGCTCATGGTGGTCGAACCTGCTGCGGGAGACCACATCGAGGACAACCTCAACCCCGTCGGGCGTGTCTTCTACGGCGCCTCGACGCTGGTCTGCACGCCGTCCTCGCTGTCCCAGCCGGGTGCGGCGGCGCTCGGCGCGCAGGCCGGGCCCGCCGTCCTGACCGGTCTGCTGCGGGACGCGGGCTTCAGCCGGGTGCGCATCGCCGTGCAGACCCCCGTCAACCTCGTCATCGAAGCCAAGCACTGA
- a CDS encoding MFS transporter, which produces MSAPSVPRWRRLVVDTAPLRHPAYRRLWLSTVVTTVGAQLTAVAVPKQIFDDTGSSAWVGLSGLVALVPLAFFALWGGSIADAVDRRKMLLLTNAGIAATSFALFAQSALHNTQVWLVLVLLAVQQACFGLNSPARGAAIPRLVPAGELAAANALSATVFGLGAVLGPLLAGALIPVLGLSWLYLIDSVALLAALYAVFRLPAMPPTPREDGQRATTGLSSVIEGLRYISLHAVLLVSFLVDIIAMVFGMPRALFPELAERTFGDPPGGGIALGVLYAAIPAGAFAAGLFSGSFTRIRRHGQATAIAVMAWGAAIAAFGLSGNLWVAATFLALAGAADLVSMVFRGAILQTAATDEMRGRMQGVFFLVVAGGPRLADLLHGTVGDLVGTARTIVAGGLLVIVLTVLVVLRFPTFWRYRLGAEPPAVD; this is translated from the coding sequence GTGAGCGCGCCGTCCGTCCCCCGGTGGCGGCGGCTGGTGGTGGACACGGCGCCGCTGCGCCATCCGGCGTACCGCAGGCTGTGGCTGTCGACCGTCGTGACCACGGTCGGCGCGCAGCTCACCGCGGTCGCGGTGCCGAAGCAGATCTTCGACGACACCGGCTCGTCGGCGTGGGTGGGGCTGAGCGGGCTGGTCGCGTTGGTGCCACTGGCCTTCTTCGCCCTGTGGGGCGGGTCCATCGCGGACGCCGTGGACCGACGCAAGATGCTGCTGCTGACCAATGCGGGCATCGCGGCGACCTCGTTCGCGCTGTTCGCCCAGTCGGCGCTGCACAACACCCAGGTCTGGCTGGTGCTGGTGCTGCTGGCCGTGCAGCAGGCGTGCTTCGGGCTGAACAGCCCGGCGCGCGGCGCGGCGATCCCGCGGCTGGTGCCGGCCGGCGAGCTGGCGGCCGCGAACGCGTTGAGTGCCACCGTGTTCGGGCTCGGCGCGGTGCTCGGACCGTTGCTGGCCGGAGCGCTGATCCCGGTGCTCGGGCTGTCCTGGCTGTACCTGATCGACAGCGTCGCGCTGCTGGCTGCGCTGTACGCCGTGTTCCGGCTGCCGGCGATGCCGCCGACGCCGCGCGAGGACGGCCAGCGGGCCACCACCGGGCTCAGCTCGGTCATCGAGGGGCTGCGGTACATCTCGCTGCACGCCGTCCTGCTGGTCTCGTTCCTGGTCGACATCATCGCGATGGTCTTCGGGATGCCGCGGGCGCTGTTCCCCGAGCTCGCGGAGCGGACGTTCGGCGACCCGCCGGGCGGGGGGATCGCCCTCGGCGTGCTGTACGCCGCGATCCCGGCCGGGGCGTTCGCCGCCGGGTTGTTCTCCGGGTCGTTCACCCGGATCCGCCGGCACGGGCAGGCCACGGCGATCGCCGTGATGGCCTGGGGGGCGGCGATCGCCGCGTTCGGGCTGTCCGGGAACCTGTGGGTGGCCGCGACCTTCCTCGCGCTGGCCGGCGCCGCGGACCTGGTGAGCATGGTGTTCCGCGGCGCGATCCTGCAGACCGCGGCGACGGACGAGATGCGCGGCCGGATGCAGGGCGTGTTCTTCCTCGTGGTGGCGGGCGGCCCGCGGCTGGCGGACCTGCTGCACGGCACGGTCGGCGACCTGGTCGGGACGGCGCGCACGATCGTGGCCGGTGGGTTGTTGGTGATCGTCCTCACCGTGCTGGTGGTGCTGCGGTTCCCCACGTTCTGGCGCTACCGGCTCGGCGCCGAGCCACCCGCGGTCGACTGA
- a CDS encoding SRPBCC family protein has translation MPEFALTVDVDAPLEDVWKLLYDPTRFPEWFFGMQTVRTGDGAGDDFTYWLADYPDFPMPQRLRTDHADRRVTISCLVSFLEFSWQLEELPTERTRVALEVTIPEQEAHRLEDQRGYAERSMSRLAAVAEAQSTAGGSAPSR, from the coding sequence ATGCCCGAGTTCGCCCTGACCGTCGACGTGGACGCCCCGCTCGAGGACGTCTGGAAGCTGCTCTACGACCCCACCCGGTTCCCCGAGTGGTTCTTCGGCATGCAGACCGTGCGGACGGGGGACGGCGCAGGCGACGACTTCACCTACTGGCTGGCGGACTACCCCGATTTCCCCATGCCGCAACGGTTGCGCACCGACCACGCCGACCGCCGGGTCACCATCTCGTGCCTGGTCTCGTTCCTGGAGTTCTCCTGGCAGCTCGAGGAGCTCCCCACGGAGCGGACGAGGGTCGCGCTGGAGGTGACCATTCCCGAGCAGGAGGCGCACCGCCTGGAGGACCAGCGCGGGTACGCCGAGCGGTCGATGAGCCGGCTCGCGGCCGTCGCCGAGGCTCAGTCGACCGCGGGTGGCTCGGCGCCGAGCCGGTAG
- a CDS encoding PLD nuclease N-terminal domain-containing protein, with product MLRVVLYLVQLSLLVYCLIDCIQSDTKRVRNLPKIAWIILIVLIPLAGPIAWLIAGRPARDGGAPPWRPGTTGGPTRPSSAPRGPDDDPDFLRRLNPRPPAEPGDPSDSDPPAPDQRS from the coding sequence GTGCTGCGCGTGGTGCTGTACCTGGTCCAGCTGTCCCTGCTCGTGTACTGCCTGATCGACTGCATCCAGTCGGACACCAAGCGGGTGCGCAACCTGCCGAAGATCGCCTGGATCATCCTGATCGTGCTGATCCCGCTGGCTGGTCCGATCGCCTGGCTGATCGCGGGCCGACCGGCCCGGGACGGCGGCGCCCCGCCGTGGCGACCCGGCACCACCGGCGGCCCGACCCGGCCCAGCAGCGCCCCACGCGGCCCGGACGACGACCCCGACTTCCTGCGGCGGCTGAACCCCCGCCCGCCGGCTGAGCCGGGCGACCCCAGCGACTCGGACCCACCCGCGCCGGACCAGCGCTCCTGA